In a genomic window of Aggregatimonas sangjinii:
- a CDS encoding SDR family NAD(P)-dependent oxidoreductase yields MKSIKQKFDLKGKVAIVTGSSKGIGLSIAKGLAENGAKLVISSRKQAAVDMVAEEFKKAGLEAIGLACHIGDAEQRKVLVAKTMEQYGRIDILVNNAAINPFYGPLETSGEEVFDKIMNVNVKAPWLLSNLVQPHMKAQGSGSIINISSVEGIHPGFRLGLYSMTKSALIMLTKNQAKEWGRYGIRSNVVCPGLIKTKFSESLWSDEKLAAGYNQMVPLKRMAEPDEMAGVVMLLASDAGSYMTGGVYAADGGYLISG; encoded by the coding sequence ATGAAGAGCATAAAACAGAAATTCGACCTCAAGGGAAAAGTGGCAATCGTAACGGGCTCTAGTAAAGGAATTGGCTTGTCGATTGCCAAAGGATTGGCCGAAAATGGGGCCAAGCTGGTCATTAGCAGCCGAAAGCAGGCTGCTGTAGATATGGTTGCTGAAGAATTCAAGAAAGCAGGTTTGGAAGCTATTGGATTGGCCTGTCATATCGGTGATGCGGAACAACGTAAAGTGCTGGTTGCAAAAACAATGGAGCAGTATGGCCGAATCGACATCTTGGTGAACAATGCGGCTATCAATCCTTTTTATGGTCCTTTGGAAACCTCAGGGGAAGAGGTGTTTGACAAAATAATGAACGTAAATGTAAAAGCGCCTTGGTTGCTTTCCAACTTGGTGCAACCCCATATGAAAGCTCAGGGTAGCGGAAGCATTATCAATATTTCTTCGGTGGAAGGCATACATCCCGGTTTTCGTTTAGGGCTTTATAGCATGACGAAATCAGCATTGATCATGTTGACAAAAAATCAAGCAAAGGAGTGGGGTAGGTATGGCATCCGCTCCAATGTCGTTTGCCCGGGACTCATTAAAACCAAGTTCAGCGAAAGCCTATGGTCCGATGAAAAACTGGCTGCCGGATATAATCAAATGGTACCCTTGAAAAGAATGGCGGAACCCGACGAAATGGCCGGAGTAGTAATGCTCTTGGCCTCCGATGCCGGGTCGTATATGACAGGAGGCGTATATGCCGCCGATGGTGGGTATTTAATTTCAGGTTAA
- a CDS encoding acyl-CoA dehydrogenase → MANQYVDLDTLKFLLYKVHDLQSVLDQDRYADYDKESIDMMLNSVKDFSDKELFPFFREMDEHPAHFKDGEIVVHPQVNKYMKAGGEMGFISGPFPYEDGGMQMPAMALNASAYIQEAANNHLPGYIGLTVGAAELITHFANQELKDTYVPNMLEGKWGGTMCLTEPQAGSSLSDIVTSATPDGDMYKIHGQKIFISGGDYQGAENIVHLVLARIKGAPAGTKGISLFVVPKNRPAADGSLSPNDVQTVADFKKMGQKGYCTTHLFFGDKEDCRGWLVGEANQGLKYMFLMMNGARIGVGRGAAAIATAAYHASLNYAHERPQGRQLTSTGKKDANQEQTLIINHPDVRRMLLLQKVVSEGSLSLIFLAAKYQDLSMSSADADEREKYRLLLEILTPVVKTYPSEMGKVAVDNGVQVLGGYGFCSDYILQQYLRDIRIFAIYEGTTGIQSQDLLGRKVTMNNGKALQLLSEEIMNSIKASMAHESLAPYAKKLGAKLELTQQVLQSLMGFAMKGDYQRFLADATPFMEFFSNILIGWLWLDMAREAQNALVTGNTENSTDFYESKIHAMQFYFKYELPKTSALAEILMDNEQALTIGTDKKVFA, encoded by the coding sequence ATGGCAAATCAATATGTCGATTTAGACACCCTCAAATTTTTACTCTATAAAGTACACGACCTTCAGAGCGTACTCGATCAAGACCGCTATGCGGATTATGATAAGGAGTCCATCGATATGATGTTGAATTCCGTGAAGGATTTTTCCGATAAGGAACTGTTTCCCTTTTTCCGTGAAATGGATGAACATCCAGCCCATTTTAAAGATGGTGAGATTGTGGTACATCCACAGGTCAATAAATATATGAAGGCCGGTGGGGAGATGGGTTTTATTTCCGGCCCGTTCCCATATGAAGATGGGGGTATGCAAATGCCCGCGATGGCATTGAATGCTTCGGCCTATATTCAAGAAGCTGCTAACAACCATTTACCCGGGTATATTGGTTTGACGGTTGGCGCGGCAGAACTGATTACGCATTTTGCTAATCAAGAATTGAAAGATACCTATGTACCCAATATGCTAGAGGGAAAATGGGGTGGGACCATGTGTTTGACCGAGCCGCAAGCGGGTAGTTCCCTTTCCGATATTGTTACTTCGGCAACTCCCGACGGGGACATGTATAAGATTCACGGACAGAAAATTTTTATTTCCGGAGGCGATTACCAAGGTGCCGAAAATATAGTGCATTTGGTTTTGGCGAGAATAAAAGGAGCGCCAGCGGGTACCAAAGGCATATCCCTATTCGTCGTTCCTAAAAATAGGCCTGCCGCCGATGGTAGTTTGAGTCCAAACGACGTGCAGACCGTTGCCGATTTTAAAAAAATGGGACAAAAAGGTTATTGTACGACCCATCTGTTCTTTGGGGATAAGGAAGATTGTCGTGGTTGGCTTGTAGGAGAGGCCAATCAAGGTTTGAAATACATGTTCCTGATGATGAACGGCGCAAGAATAGGGGTAGGTAGAGGTGCTGCGGCTATCGCTACGGCTGCCTATCACGCTTCCCTGAACTATGCCCATGAAAGGCCCCAAGGCCGCCAATTGACTAGCACGGGAAAGAAAGACGCCAATCAGGAGCAGACTTTGATCATCAATCATCCCGATGTAAGGAGAATGCTATTGCTGCAAAAGGTGGTTTCGGAAGGCTCTTTAAGTCTGATTTTCTTAGCTGCGAAATATCAAGATCTCTCCATGTCAAGTGCCGATGCCGATGAACGCGAAAAATATAGGTTGTTGCTGGAGATTTTAACTCCGGTCGTAAAAACATATCCATCGGAAATGGGGAAAGTCGCTGTTGACAATGGGGTGCAGGTCTTAGGCGGATATGGTTTCTGTTCTGACTACATTTTACAACAATACTTAAGGGATATCCGAATTTTTGCGATTTATGAAGGTACAACGGGAATACAATCCCAAGATTTGTTAGGCCGAAAGGTAACCATGAATAATGGTAAGGCCTTGCAATTGCTCTCTGAGGAGATTATGAATTCCATTAAGGCGAGTATGGCTCATGAGTCCTTGGCACCATACGCGAAAAAATTAGGAGCAAAATTAGAGTTAACACAGCAAGTATTGCAATCCTTGATGGGTTTTGCGATGAAAGGCGACTATCAGCGCTTCTTGGCCGATGCCACTCCGTTCATGGAATTCTTTAGTAATATTCTTATTGGTTGGTTGTGGTTGGACATGGCCCGCGAGGCACAAAACGCTCTTGTTACCGGGAATACGGAAAATAGTACGGATTTCTATGAAAGTAAAATCCATGCCATGCAATTCTATTTTAAATACGAACTTCCCAAAACCAGCGCACTAGCGGAAATTTTAATGGACAACGAACAAGCGTTGACGATTGGAACGGACAAGAAGGTTTTTGCATAA
- a CDS encoding Crp/Fnr family transcriptional regulator, giving the protein MKLAVEVDHLKHLRNKILSYTQVDEELLDRELRYYKRIELQKGEALVTAGQIVEHFYYVAEGCIYYYKVEEGQIQVLEFYTDDVFFTDLTAYVKATPAQHNLCATEDTIVFAVKKSDAERSFNQSHQLERFGRLSMQEAFMKSFNRIERLNSRSNEKRYLRLLEKRPDLLQRVPQYLIASYLGLTPVGLSKIRKRLAKV; this is encoded by the coding sequence ATGAAATTGGCCGTCGAAGTCGACCATCTAAAACACCTTAGGAACAAAATCCTATCCTACACCCAGGTGGATGAGGAATTGCTCGACCGCGAGTTGCGGTATTACAAAAGAATCGAACTTCAAAAGGGCGAGGCCTTGGTCACTGCAGGACAAATAGTCGAACATTTCTACTATGTTGCCGAAGGTTGCATCTATTATTATAAAGTGGAGGAAGGGCAAATTCAGGTGCTGGAATTCTATACAGATGATGTATTTTTTACCGACTTAACTGCCTACGTAAAAGCAACACCTGCACAGCACAATCTCTGTGCTACCGAAGATACCATTGTGTTTGCCGTGAAGAAATCCGATGCAGAGCGTTCCTTTAACCAGTCGCACCAGTTAGAACGTTTCGGGCGTTTATCAATGCAGGAGGCCTTTATGAAATCGTTCAATCGAATTGAACGCTTGAATAGCCGCAGCAATGAAAAACGTTACTTGAGACTGCTCGAAAAGAGACCCGATCTTTTGCAACGCGTACCGCAATATCTAATTGCTTCGTACTTGGGACTTACCCCGGTCGGATTATCAAAAATCAGAAAGCGATTAGCCAAGGTCTAA
- a CDS encoding ATP-dependent Clp protease adaptor ClpS has translation MGTIEKLQEDLLLAEETVKQSEIVLFNDEVNTFDHVIETLIAVCEHTPEQAEQCSIIVHHNGKCTVKTGEYDELKPRCSKLLQAGLSAEII, from the coding sequence ATGGGTACAATAGAAAAACTTCAGGAAGACCTACTCTTAGCCGAAGAAACGGTAAAGCAGAGCGAAATCGTTCTCTTTAACGATGAGGTGAATACCTTCGACCACGTCATCGAAACCTTAATAGCGGTTTGCGAACACACCCCGGAACAAGCCGAGCAATGTTCCATAATCGTTCATCACAACGGTAAATGTACCGTGAAGACCGGTGAATACGACGAATTGAAACCGCGTTGTAGTAAGCTGCTTCAGGCGGGCTTGAGCGCTGAGATTATATAA
- a CDS encoding M57 family metalloprotease, whose translation MRKFRLPFLLIAFLFILNACQKENTPIVEEQDSATAEKVQEPELEITDAVVQTLKSNFYNTSDIKVVNFMLPDGTFEARYQVEDDITFSVESLEALPEVKKGSDAERNYHTNNLVSSRTLTIIGFTGGNNALTSKEQTALQYAVNNYNRLNLSIRFSLTFGTNYQNKDMVVYYNPNESGSGGSAGFPSNGNPNKFVQIYGLDNSSVDVIEHVITHEIGHSVGFRHTDWFSRQSCGQNVNEGAGGIGANPIPGTPSGYDPTSIMLACFSSNEDGEFNNNDIIALNYLY comes from the coding sequence ATGAGAAAATTTAGATTACCATTTTTATTGATTGCCTTTTTGTTCATTCTCAATGCATGTCAAAAAGAAAACACCCCGATTGTAGAAGAACAGGACTCGGCTACAGCGGAAAAAGTTCAAGAGCCTGAATTAGAGATTACCGACGCGGTAGTTCAAACCTTAAAAAGTAATTTTTATAATACCAGCGATATCAAGGTCGTAAATTTTATGCTTCCTGACGGTACTTTCGAAGCACGTTACCAGGTAGAGGATGATATCACGTTTTCGGTGGAGAGTCTTGAAGCCCTACCAGAGGTCAAGAAAGGAAGCGATGCGGAACGAAACTACCACACCAATAACTTGGTTAGCTCTAGAACGCTAACCATAATCGGTTTTACAGGAGGTAATAACGCGCTCACCAGTAAGGAGCAGACCGCACTCCAATATGCTGTGAACAACTACAACCGTCTTAATTTGAGTATCCGTTTTTCACTTACTTTCGGTACCAACTATCAGAATAAGGATATGGTAGTTTACTACAATCCAAATGAATCGGGTAGTGGTGGTTCTGCTGGCTTTCCAAGCAATGGAAATCCAAACAAATTCGTACAGATTTATGGCTTGGACAATTCCTCGGTAGATGTTATAGAGCATGTGATTACCCACGAAATCGGGCATTCCGTTGGCTTCCGGCATACCGACTGGTTTAGTCGCCAAAGCTGTGGTCAAAATGTGAATGAGGGTGCAGGCGGTATAGGTGCGAATCCCATACCGGGCACACCAAGCGGCTATGACCCGACTTCCATTATGCTTGCCTGCTTCAGTAGCAATGAGGACGGAGAGTTCAATAATAATGACATTATCGCACTAAACTATCTGTACTAA
- the prmA gene encoding 50S ribosomal protein L11 methyltransferase, translating into MSNTTYIEYAFKVNPLQPASDILIAELGEVGFESFVENDEGLLAYIQQEDWTDGILALVQVLRNDLFEIHFDYKTIEQENWNATWEENFEPILVDDKCMVRAPFHKKEEVEYDIVIMPKMSFGTGHHETTHMMLRHVLNHDFNGKSVLDMGSGTGVLAILAALKGAATVDAIDIDHWCFLNAKENVDRNGCGHIHVYEGDVSLLNSQKYHVILANINRNILLNDIPVYASCLHEKGILFLSGFYETDVKVISEKCAEIGLNFQEKSKKGEWVSLKFIKP; encoded by the coding sequence ATGTCCAATACGACCTATATTGAATACGCCTTTAAAGTAAATCCTTTACAACCGGCATCCGATATTTTAATTGCCGAGCTGGGAGAGGTGGGTTTTGAAAGTTTTGTGGAGAATGATGAGGGATTGTTGGCCTATATCCAGCAAGAAGATTGGACCGACGGGATTTTGGCATTAGTTCAAGTCCTGCGCAATGACCTATTTGAAATTCACTTCGACTATAAAACTATCGAACAGGAAAACTGGAACGCTACTTGGGAAGAGAATTTTGAGCCGATACTGGTCGATGATAAGTGCATGGTGCGGGCGCCCTTCCATAAAAAAGAGGAAGTGGAGTACGATATCGTCATCATGCCAAAAATGAGTTTTGGTACGGGCCATCACGAAACCACACACATGATGTTGCGCCATGTTCTGAATCATGATTTCAATGGAAAATCAGTATTGGATATGGGAAGCGGAACCGGCGTTCTGGCCATCTTAGCGGCGCTTAAGGGAGCGGCAACTGTTGATGCTATCGATATCGACCATTGGTGTTTCTTGAATGCAAAGGAAAATGTTGATCGAAATGGTTGCGGTCATATTCATGTATATGAGGGAGATGTGTCCCTTCTTAACAGTCAAAAGTACCATGTTATCCTGGCCAACATCAATCGGAATATTTTGTTGAACGATATTCCAGTTTATGCCAGTTGTTTGCACGAAAAGGGTATTCTATTCTTGAGTGGGTTCTATGAAACCGACGTTAAAGTAATCTCAGAGAAGTGTGCTGAAATAGGATTGAATTTTCAAGAAAAATCCAAAAAAGGTGAGTGGGTATCATTAAAATTTATAAAACCTTAA
- the tpiA gene encoding triose-phosphate isomerase has translation MRSKIVAGNWKMNKNLEQTEALLAELAGKLPDTDAEVMVAPTYVNLAAAVRALGNSTIEVIAQNMHFAESGAYTGEISADMLLNIGIHTAIIGHSERRAYFGETDEILAKKVKAALGKNIRVMFCFGEELEQRKSGDHFNLVESQLRNALFSLNASDWSNIVLAYEPVWAIGTGETASPEQAQEMHAFIRKTITEAYDAEIAANVSILYGGSVKSGNAAEIFSKPDVDGGLIGGASLVADDFVAIIKAI, from the coding sequence ATGAGAAGCAAGATAGTAGCAGGTAATTGGAAAATGAACAAAAATCTGGAGCAAACGGAAGCCTTACTGGCGGAACTGGCCGGAAAATTGCCCGACACCGATGCAGAAGTGATGGTAGCACCGACATATGTAAATCTAGCAGCTGCGGTTCGCGCACTGGGTAATTCGACGATAGAAGTTATTGCGCAGAATATGCATTTCGCCGAAAGCGGAGCGTATACTGGCGAAATTTCCGCAGACATGTTGTTGAACATCGGTATCCATACGGCAATTATCGGGCATTCCGAGCGTCGGGCCTATTTTGGTGAAACCGATGAGATTCTTGCCAAAAAAGTGAAGGCTGCATTGGGAAAAAACATCAGGGTGATGTTCTGCTTTGGGGAGGAATTGGAACAGCGGAAATCGGGAGACCATTTTAATTTGGTTGAAAGTCAGTTGCGAAACGCACTGTTTTCGTTGAATGCTTCCGACTGGAGCAATATCGTCTTGGCATATGAACCCGTTTGGGCCATTGGTACAGGGGAGACCGCATCGCCGGAGCAGGCACAGGAAATGCACGCTTTCATACGAAAGACTATTACCGAGGCGTATGACGCTGAGATAGCCGCAAATGTCTCCATCTTATACGGAGGCAGTGTAAAATCTGGCAACGCTGCCGAAATTTTCTCAAAACCGGATGTCGATGGTGGACTCATAGGTGGCGCCTCCTTGGTTGCCGATGATTTTGTGGCCATTATCAAAGCCATCTAA
- a CDS encoding BT_3928 family protein has translation MKYLVGFSRIIVGILFIISGFIKLNDPVGFSFKLEEYFSQGVLNLPFFEPYALYISVFVVIVEVLLGVMLLVGFRVKFTVWSLLLMIIGFTFLTFYSAYFNKVTDCGCFGDALKLTPWQSFTKDIVLLLLIIILFVGRRFIQPIVGDNAKRIITVVALVICGLYANHVLKHLPVIDFRPYNIGANIEEGMGIPEDAPKAIYDYAWKFNVNGEEQTIVTQGDYPTVDGEYVSVETTEVQAGYEPPIHDFTIEQNGEDFAASLLQEPKLVMVVAYDLQKTNTNVYSELKKVTDRAIKNGYKVIGMSASNNEQSSELVKRYSLGFEFYFTDETALKTIVRSNPGLLVLEKGTIKQKVHYNDMDELKFE, from the coding sequence ATGAAATACCTCGTTGGATTTAGCAGAATAATTGTAGGAATCCTTTTCATCATAAGCGGTTTTATAAAATTGAACGACCCTGTAGGTTTCTCTTTTAAGTTGGAAGAATATTTTAGCCAAGGGGTCTTGAATCTACCGTTTTTTGAACCCTATGCCCTCTACATTTCCGTTTTCGTCGTCATTGTAGAAGTGCTGTTGGGGGTGATGCTTTTGGTAGGCTTTCGCGTTAAGTTTACCGTTTGGAGTTTATTGCTCATGATTATCGGATTTACGTTCCTCACGTTCTATTCCGCTTACTTTAATAAGGTAACGGACTGTGGTTGTTTTGGCGATGCTTTGAAACTAACGCCTTGGCAATCCTTTACAAAGGATATTGTTTTGCTACTGTTGATAATCATCCTTTTTGTTGGACGAAGGTTCATTCAACCTATCGTTGGCGATAATGCAAAACGAATTATAACTGTGGTCGCATTGGTCATTTGCGGTTTGTATGCGAACCATGTGCTGAAGCACCTTCCGGTCATCGATTTCAGGCCTTATAATATCGGGGCGAACATAGAGGAGGGCATGGGCATACCGGAAGATGCCCCAAAGGCGATTTATGACTATGCTTGGAAGTTTAATGTGAACGGGGAGGAACAAACAATCGTTACACAAGGCGATTATCCCACGGTGGATGGCGAATACGTAAGTGTTGAAACTACCGAAGTTCAGGCGGGATACGAGCCGCCTATTCATGATTTTACCATTGAGCAGAACGGTGAGGATTTTGCAGCATCGCTTTTGCAAGAGCCCAAATTGGTCATGGTCGTTGCCTATGACCTACAAAAAACGAACACCAATGTATATTCCGAGCTGAAGAAAGTAACAGATAGGGCGATAAAGAACGGGTATAAAGTCATTGGCATGTCGGCTTCGAACAACGAACAATCCTCGGAGTTGGTCAAAAGATATAGCCTTGGGTTCGAATTTTACTTTACCGATGAGACAGCCTTAAAAACCATTGTCCGGTCCAACCCCGGTCTACTGGTTCTGGAAAAAGGAACCATAAAGCAAAAAGTACATTACAATGACATGGATGAACTAAAGTTTGAATAA
- a CDS encoding DUF1599 domain-containing protein, whose product MQHTSEQYDAVIKTCRDLFEKKMKDYGSAWRILRLPSLTDQIFIKAQRIRGLQENAVRKVDEGEIPEFMGIINYCIMALVQLEKGIAVQPDLNAKEALSLFDRHTSETKSLMENKNHDYGEAWRDMRVSSLTDLILQKLLRVKQIENNKGKTLVSEGIDANYQDMVNYAVFALIHLKKKAPTD is encoded by the coding sequence ATGCAGCATACTTCCGAGCAATATGACGCGGTAATCAAAACCTGTCGCGACCTTTTCGAGAAAAAAATGAAAGACTATGGTAGTGCATGGCGCATTCTGCGGCTTCCCTCATTAACAGACCAGATATTTATTAAAGCCCAACGCATTCGAGGTCTACAAGAAAATGCGGTTCGAAAGGTAGACGAAGGGGAAATCCCGGAATTTATGGGAATCATAAATTATTGTATCATGGCTTTGGTACAATTGGAAAAGGGGATTGCAGTGCAACCTGACCTAAATGCAAAAGAGGCCTTATCGCTCTTTGACCGCCACACTTCGGAAACCAAATCGCTCATGGAAAATAAAAACCATGACTATGGTGAGGCTTGGCGCGATATGCGGGTGAGTTCCTTAACCGATCTGATTTTGCAAAAACTGCTGCGGGTGAAACAAATCGAGAATAACAAAGGAAAAACACTGGTCAGTGAGGGTATAGATGCCAATTATCAAGATATGGTCAATTACGCGGTATTTGCGCTTATTCATCTGAAAAAAAAAGCTCCTACCGACTAG
- the folP gene encoding dihydropteroate synthase, translating into MTLNCNGKLIDLKVPKVMGILNITPDSFYDGGKFKEEAAVLKQVDKMLNEGATFVDVGAYSSRPGADFVSEAIELRRILPIVKLLLAEFPNIILSIDTFRSGVAHACLSEGAAIINDISAGIQDEKIFAVVSEHQAPLVMMHMRGTPKNMQQQTQYDNLSVAILKYFSERIAIARTYGIYDLIIDPGFGFAKTLEQNYELLSQLDLFKNLRHPILVGLSRKSMIYRLLDTDAENALNGTTALHSIALSKGAQILRAHDVKEAMECIRLVQQLNR; encoded by the coding sequence ATGACATTAAACTGCAACGGAAAACTGATAGATCTTAAGGTGCCCAAAGTTATGGGCATCTTGAACATTACACCCGATTCTTTTTACGACGGAGGGAAATTCAAAGAGGAAGCTGCAGTGCTGAAGCAAGTGGATAAGATGCTTAACGAAGGGGCGACTTTCGTAGACGTGGGAGCTTATAGTTCAAGACCAGGGGCCGATTTCGTTTCGGAAGCGATAGAATTGCGGCGCATACTGCCTATTGTAAAACTACTCTTGGCCGAATTCCCTAATATCATTTTATCGATAGATACTTTTCGAAGTGGTGTTGCCCATGCCTGTCTGTCTGAAGGTGCGGCTATCATTAATGATATTTCCGCGGGAATTCAGGATGAAAAGATCTTTGCCGTGGTATCGGAACACCAAGCACCATTGGTAATGATGCATATGCGGGGTACCCCAAAAAATATGCAGCAACAGACCCAATATGATAATCTTTCGGTTGCTATCCTTAAATACTTTTCAGAGCGAATAGCGATTGCCCGTACCTATGGAATATATGACCTTATCATAGACCCGGGATTTGGTTTTGCAAAAACCTTGGAACAGAACTATGAATTGCTCTCCCAATTGGATTTATTCAAGAATTTAAGGCATCCGATTTTGGTGGGATTGAGTAGAAAGTCGATGATCTACAGGTTACTCGACACTGATGCCGAAAATGCACTTAACGGCACCACTGCCCTGCATAGCATCGCATTGAGCAAGGGAGCCCAAATTTTACGTGCACACGATGTAAAGGAGGCCATGGAATGTATACGATTGGTACAACAACTAAACCGATAA